In a single window of the Luteibacter rhizovicinus DSM 16549 genome:
- the thrS gene encoding threonine--tRNA ligase, with the protein MIQITLPDGSQRPFEHPVSVQDVAASIGAGLAKATLAGKVDGTLVDASFTIDHDAALEIVTEKSPEALDILRHSTAHLLGQAVQRLFPGAQVTIGPVIDNGFFYDFAYERPFTPDDLVAIEAEMEKIVKEQIPVTRSVKSRDEAITFFRGLGEEYKAQIIEGIPASEELSLYTQGEFTDLCRGPHVSNTGKLRAFKLMKVAGAYWRGDSNNEMLTRIYGTSWLNDKDLKAYLLQLEEAEKRDHRRIGKQLDLFHMQEEAPGMVFWHPKGWAIWQAVEQYVRGVYRSSGYKEVRGPQIMDVSLWKKSGHWDNYQENMFFTESEKRTYALKPMNCPGHIQIFNTHLHSYRDLPIRYGEFGGCHRNEPSGALHGIMRVRAFTQDDGHIFCTPAQIEDEVAAFHAQAMKVYADFGFDDIAMKIALRPEKRIGADEVWDKAEHALRAALSAAGVQWEELPGEGAFYGPKIEYHMKDSIGRAWQVGTMQVDFMMPERLGAEYVDENSQRQHPVMLHRAIVGSMERFIGILIEHHAGLLPPWLAPIQAVVFSITDAQADYVREVTQTLVGQGFRVEADLRNEKVGYKIREHTLQKVPYLIVVGDREKETGAISVRTRGGEDLGSMPVAQFVEKLKAETQR; encoded by the coding sequence ATGATCCAGATCACGCTACCCGACGGCAGCCAGCGGCCGTTCGAACACCCCGTTTCCGTGCAGGACGTTGCTGCCTCGATCGGCGCCGGCCTTGCCAAGGCGACGCTCGCCGGCAAGGTCGACGGCACGCTGGTCGATGCCAGCTTCACGATCGACCACGACGCCGCCCTCGAAATCGTGACCGAGAAGAGCCCGGAGGCGCTGGATATCCTGCGTCACTCGACGGCCCACCTTCTCGGTCAGGCCGTGCAGCGCCTGTTCCCCGGCGCGCAGGTCACCATTGGCCCGGTGATCGACAACGGCTTCTTCTACGACTTCGCCTACGAACGGCCGTTCACGCCGGACGATCTCGTCGCCATCGAGGCCGAGATGGAAAAGATCGTCAAGGAGCAGATCCCTGTCACGCGCTCGGTCAAGAGCCGCGATGAGGCGATCACCTTCTTCCGCGGCCTCGGCGAGGAATACAAGGCGCAGATCATCGAAGGCATTCCGGCCAGCGAGGAGCTGTCGCTCTACACCCAGGGCGAGTTCACCGATCTGTGCCGCGGCCCGCACGTGTCCAACACGGGCAAGCTGCGCGCGTTCAAGCTGATGAAGGTGGCCGGCGCTTACTGGCGCGGCGATTCCAACAACGAGATGCTGACCCGCATCTACGGTACCTCGTGGCTGAACGACAAGGACCTCAAGGCCTATCTGCTGCAGCTCGAAGAAGCCGAGAAGCGCGATCACCGCCGTATCGGCAAGCAGCTCGACCTGTTCCACATGCAGGAAGAAGCGCCGGGCATGGTGTTCTGGCACCCCAAGGGCTGGGCCATCTGGCAGGCCGTGGAGCAGTACGTGCGCGGTGTCTACCGCAGCAGCGGCTACAAGGAAGTCCGTGGTCCGCAGATCATGGACGTGAGCCTGTGGAAGAAGTCCGGTCACTGGGACAACTACCAGGAAAACATGTTCTTCACCGAGTCGGAAAAGCGCACCTATGCGCTGAAACCGATGAACTGCCCCGGCCACATCCAGATCTTCAACACCCATCTGCACAGCTACCGCGACCTGCCGATCCGCTACGGCGAGTTCGGTGGTTGCCACCGCAACGAGCCTTCGGGCGCGCTGCACGGCATCATGCGGGTGCGCGCGTTTACCCAGGACGATGGCCACATCTTCTGCACCCCGGCGCAGATCGAAGACGAGGTCGCGGCGTTCCACGCCCAGGCCATGAAGGTCTATGCGGACTTCGGCTTCGACGATATCGCCATGAAGATCGCCCTGCGTCCGGAAAAGCGCATCGGTGCGGACGAGGTCTGGGACAAGGCCGAGCACGCGCTGCGTGCGGCCCTGTCGGCGGCAGGCGTCCAGTGGGAGGAGCTGCCGGGCGAGGGCGCCTTCTACGGCCCGAAGATCGAGTACCACATGAAGGACTCGATCGGCCGCGCCTGGCAGGTCGGTACCATGCAGGTCGACTTCATGATGCCCGAGCGCCTTGGCGCCGAGTACGTGGACGAGAACTCACAGCGCCAGCACCCTGTCATGCTGCACCGGGCGATCGTCGGTTCGATGGAGCGTTTCATTGGTATCCTGATCGAACACCACGCGGGCTTGCTTCCGCCCTGGCTTGCCCCCATTCAGGCAGTAGTGTTCAGCATCACCGACGCTCAGGCCGATTATGTGCGCGAAGTCACCCAAACCCTTGTCGGACAAGGCTTCAGGGTTGAGGCCGATTTGCGCAACGAGAAAGTCGGTTATAAAATCAGGGAGCATACGTTGCAGAAGGTGCCCTATCTCATCGTGGTCGGTGACCGCGAGAAGGAAACCGGCGCGATTTCCGTACGTACCCGTGGCGGAGAGGACCTCGGCAGCATGCCGGTGGCCCAGTTCGTCGAAAAGCTAAAGGCCGAGACGCAGCGCTGA
- the infC gene encoding translation initiation factor IF-3 translates to MATTDNKGNRKNLEIRVPRVRVLGAEGEQMGIMETRDAIKAAEDLGMDLVEIQPNGDPPVCKIMDYGKFKFEAQKKASAAKKKQKQVEIKEVKFRPVTDEGDYLIKLRKMREFLEEGDKVKVTIRFRGREMSHQDLGQNLARRVQTDIGEDGVVESFPRLEGRQMVMMIGPKKKI, encoded by the coding sequence ATCGCTACGACCGATAACAAGGGCAATCGCAAGAACCTCGAGATCCGCGTCCCGCGGGTTCGCGTGCTGGGCGCCGAAGGCGAGCAGATGGGCATCATGGAGACCCGTGACGCCATCAAGGCCGCTGAAGACCTGGGCATGGACCTGGTCGAAATCCAGCCGAACGGCGATCCGCCGGTCTGCAAGATCATGGATTACGGCAAGTTCAAGTTCGAAGCCCAGAAGAAGGCCTCGGCTGCCAAGAAAAAGCAGAAGCAGGTCGAAATCAAGGAAGTGAAGTTCCGCCCCGTCACCGACGAAGGCGATTACCTCATCAAGCTCCGCAAGATGCGCGAGTTCCTTGAAGAAGGCGACAAGGTCAAGGTCACTATCCGCTTCCGCGGTCGCGAAATGTCCCATCAGGACCTCGGCCAGAACCTGGCCCGTCGGGTCCAGACCGATATCGGCGAAGACGGCGTGGTGGAGTCCTTCCCCCGTCTCGAAGGTCGCCAGATGGTCATGATGATCGGCCCGAAGAAGAAAATCTGA
- the rpmI gene encoding 50S ribosomal protein L35 codes for MPKIKTNRAAAKRFRKTASGKFKAGHAFKSHILTKKSTKRKRGLRAPNHVKACDTKSVARMLPYL; via the coding sequence ATGCCCAAGATCAAGACCAACCGGGCGGCAGCGAAGCGTTTTCGCAAGACCGCGTCGGGTAAGTTCAAGGCTGGTCACGCCTTCAAGTCGCATATCCTGACGAAGAAGTCGACCAAGCGTAAGCGCGGCCTGCGCGCTCCCAACCACGTGAAAGCCTGCGACACCAAGAGTGTGGCTCGCATGCTGCCGTATCTTTAA
- the rplT gene encoding 50S ribosomal protein L20 → MARVKRGVTARRRHKKVLGRAKGYYNARRKVFRVANQAVIKAGQYAYIGRKQRKRQFRALWIVRINAAARQFGLSYSRLINGLAKAEIAIDRKVLADLAVRDIKAFGVIAEKAKAHLAA, encoded by the coding sequence ATGGCTCGTGTTAAGCGTGGCGTTACCGCCCGTCGTCGTCATAAGAAAGTCCTCGGCCGTGCAAAGGGTTATTACAACGCCCGTCGCAAGGTCTTCCGTGTAGCTAACCAGGCCGTCATCAAGGCTGGCCAGTACGCTTACATCGGCCGCAAGCAGCGCAAGCGTCAGTTCCGCGCCCTGTGGATCGTTCGTATCAATGCTGCCGCCCGTCAGTTCGGTCTGTCGTACAGCCGCCTGATCAACGGCCTGGCCAAGGCTGAGATCGCTATCGACCGTAAGGTCCTGGCCGACCTCGCCGTGCGCGACATCAAGGCGTTTGGCGTGATCGCAGAGAAGGCTAAGGCCCATCTGGCTGCGTAA
- the pheS gene encoding phenylalanine--tRNA ligase subunit alpha, with protein sequence MESIEHIDASLRDIEAASSLEALDAVRVGLLGKNGAVTAALKALGQLSGDERKARGAEVNRVKERLTDAITARKQSLEQAELDRRLASERIDVTLPGRDGEYGGIHPITRALERIADIFGRLGYQRADGPEIEDDWHNFEALNFPPHHPARAMHDTFYFGDGRLLRTHTSPVQIRSMQGRQPPIRIIAPGKVYRSDSDQTHSPMFHQIEGLLVDETSSFADLKGTLSEFIRAFFERDFEMRFRPSYFPFTEPSAEVDIRWDAEDGTERWLEVLGCGMVHPTVLKNCGVDPERYTGFAFGLGVERFAMLRYGVSDLRAFFENDLRFLRQFA encoded by the coding sequence ATGGAATCGATCGAGCATATCGACGCGTCCCTGCGCGACATCGAAGCTGCATCCTCGCTCGAGGCACTCGACGCCGTCCGCGTCGGTCTGCTGGGCAAGAACGGTGCGGTCACCGCGGCGCTCAAGGCGCTGGGCCAGTTATCCGGCGACGAGCGCAAGGCGCGCGGCGCGGAGGTCAATCGCGTCAAGGAACGACTGACCGACGCCATTACCGCCCGTAAGCAGTCCCTGGAGCAGGCCGAGCTGGATCGTCGCCTGGCCTCCGAACGCATCGACGTGACCCTGCCGGGCCGCGATGGCGAATACGGCGGCATCCACCCGATTACCCGTGCCCTCGAGCGCATCGCCGACATCTTCGGGCGTCTTGGCTACCAGCGTGCCGACGGTCCCGAGATCGAGGACGACTGGCACAACTTCGAGGCGCTCAACTTCCCGCCGCACCATCCGGCACGCGCGATGCACGATACCTTCTACTTCGGCGACGGGCGCCTGCTGCGCACGCACACCTCGCCGGTGCAGATCCGTTCGATGCAGGGCCGTCAGCCGCCGATCCGCATCATCGCGCCGGGCAAGGTCTATCGCAGCGATTCGGACCAGACGCATTCGCCGATGTTCCACCAGATCGAAGGCCTGCTGGTCGACGAGACCTCGAGCTTTGCCGATCTGAAGGGCACGCTGTCCGAATTCATCCGCGCGTTTTTCGAGCGCGACTTCGAGATGCGTTTCCGTCCGAGCTATTTCCCGTTCACCGAGCCCTCGGCGGAAGTCGATATCCGCTGGGATGCCGAGGACGGCACCGAGCGCTGGCTCGAAGTCCTCGGCTGCGGCATGGTCCATCCGACCGTGCTGAAGAACTGCGGCGTCGATCCGGAGCGTTACACGGGCTTCGCCTTCGGCCTCGGCGTCGAGCGCTTCGCCATGCTGCGCTACGGCGTGAGCGACCTGCGCGCCTTCTTCGAGAACGACCTGCGCTTCCTGCGCCAGTTCGCCTGA
- the pheT gene encoding phenylalanine--tRNA ligase subunit beta — MKFSENWLRELVAIDADRATLVHALTMAGLEVEGVTPLGEDLDGVVVAEIVEAVKHPEADRLQVCKVDAGQGELLQIVCGAPNARVGIRVPLARVGAKLPNNVDIKAAKLRGVESFGMLCSAKELDIDADASGLLELAADAPVGTPIADYLGLPDASIELKITPNRPDVLGLNGLAHDVAALFGSRVKAIGTASAPVTASARRDVRLEAGADAPRYIGRVIEGVDASVASPLWMAERLRRAGIRPISAIVDITQYVMLELGHPMHAFDNDTLSGAVVVRHAGQGEVVKLLDGREVKLDPSFVVIADEAHALALGGIMGGFDSRVTDTTRNVFLEAAHFAPAAIMGRARKLGMHTDASHRYERGVDPALPQRAIERATELLLQIAGGSAGPLTLAERPEDLREHAPVILRHARLRRLLGIDIAGSEVARIFTALGMHVVELADGWEVTPPSSRFDIEREEDLVEEVARIHGYDRIPTHIPAGQIALRSEPEARLSEMALRDQIAARGYFEAVTLSFVNADLLTTWGVDKGWVPLANPLSADLAVMRTSLLPGLIEALRHNRARQQERVRLFEVARSFHATGDAPDEVGRVALVASGAARAEQWGEATRPVDFFDLKGDLDALIAHTGEPQRWSVDADDLPSWLHPGRGARILRDGRPAGFLGALHPALAKALDLGPDVHVMELALESILARRLPSAGRVARFPAVRRDIAVELPEDVSWAAVETAVREALGEVLKEIRLFDRYAGKGIDEGRKSLAMGLILQDASRTLTDEDADARVAEAVGALEKTCKARLRG, encoded by the coding sequence ATGAAATTCTCCGAAAACTGGCTGCGTGAACTGGTTGCCATCGACGCGGATCGCGCGACCCTGGTTCATGCGCTGACGATGGCCGGCCTGGAAGTCGAAGGCGTCACCCCGCTGGGTGAGGATCTCGACGGCGTGGTCGTCGCCGAAATTGTCGAGGCCGTGAAGCATCCCGAAGCCGACCGCCTGCAAGTGTGCAAGGTGGATGCAGGGCAGGGCGAGCTGCTGCAGATCGTCTGCGGCGCGCCAAACGCGCGCGTAGGCATTCGCGTGCCGCTGGCCAGGGTGGGCGCGAAGCTGCCCAACAACGTCGACATCAAGGCGGCGAAGCTGCGCGGTGTCGAATCCTTCGGGATGCTCTGCTCGGCGAAAGAACTCGACATCGACGCCGACGCGTCCGGCCTGCTCGAGCTAGCGGCGGATGCGCCGGTCGGTACGCCGATCGCCGACTACCTCGGCCTGCCCGATGCCAGCATCGAGCTGAAGATCACCCCGAATCGTCCGGACGTGCTCGGCCTCAATGGCCTGGCACATGATGTGGCTGCCCTGTTCGGTAGCCGCGTGAAGGCGATCGGCACGGCCAGCGCGCCGGTGACGGCCAGCGCGAGGCGCGACGTTCGCCTGGAAGCCGGCGCCGACGCACCGCGTTATATCGGCCGCGTCATTGAAGGCGTGGATGCCAGTGTGGCATCGCCGCTGTGGATGGCCGAGCGCCTGCGTCGCGCTGGTATCCGCCCGATCAGCGCCATCGTCGATATCACGCAGTACGTCATGCTCGAGCTCGGCCACCCGATGCACGCGTTCGACAACGACACGCTTTCCGGGGCCGTCGTCGTGCGGCATGCGGGGCAGGGTGAAGTGGTCAAGTTGCTCGACGGCCGCGAGGTCAAGCTCGACCCGTCCTTCGTCGTGATCGCGGACGAAGCCCATGCCCTCGCCCTCGGCGGCATCATGGGTGGCTTCGATTCGCGCGTGACCGACACCACGCGCAACGTGTTCCTCGAAGCCGCGCACTTCGCGCCGGCCGCGATCATGGGTCGCGCACGCAAGCTCGGCATGCATACGGATGCCTCGCATCGCTACGAGCGCGGCGTCGATCCGGCGCTTCCGCAGCGTGCCATCGAGCGCGCGACGGAATTGCTGTTGCAGATCGCCGGCGGTAGCGCCGGCCCGCTGACCCTGGCCGAGCGCCCGGAAGACCTGCGTGAGCACGCGCCCGTGATACTGCGCCACGCGCGCCTGCGCCGCCTGCTCGGCATCGATATCGCCGGCAGCGAGGTCGCCCGCATCTTCACCGCCCTCGGCATGCATGTGGTCGAGTTGGCGGACGGCTGGGAAGTGACGCCGCCGAGCAGCCGTTTCGACATCGAGCGCGAAGAAGACCTGGTCGAAGAGGTCGCGCGTATCCATGGCTACGATCGCATTCCGACGCATATCCCGGCGGGGCAGATCGCCCTGCGTTCCGAGCCCGAGGCCCGCCTCAGCGAGATGGCGCTGCGCGACCAGATCGCCGCGCGCGGCTATTTCGAAGCCGTGACGCTTTCCTTCGTCAACGCCGACCTGCTCACGACCTGGGGCGTCGACAAGGGCTGGGTGCCGCTGGCCAACCCGCTTTCGGCGGATCTGGCCGTGATGCGGACCTCGTTGCTGCCCGGACTGATTGAAGCGCTGCGTCATAACCGCGCACGCCAGCAGGAGCGCGTTCGGTTGTTCGAGGTGGCCCGTAGCTTCCACGCTACCGGTGATGCGCCCGACGAAGTGGGTCGCGTGGCCCTTGTCGCCAGCGGCGCCGCGCGTGCGGAACAGTGGGGCGAAGCGACCCGTCCGGTCGATTTCTTCGACCTCAAGGGCGACCTCGACGCCTTGATCGCCCACACGGGCGAGCCGCAGCGCTGGTCGGTCGACGCCGATGACCTCCCGTCCTGGCTGCATCCTGGCCGCGGCGCACGCATCCTGCGTGACGGTCGGCCGGCTGGCTTCCTGGGCGCCCTGCACCCGGCGCTGGCCAAGGCGCTGGACCTGGGTCCGGACGTTCACGTGATGGAACTGGCGCTCGAGTCGATCCTTGCCCGTCGCCTTCCCAGTGCTGGCCGCGTTGCACGTTTCCCGGCCGTTCGCCGTGATATCGCCGTGGAACTGCCCGAAGACGTGTCCTGGGCTGCCGTGGAGACCGCCGTGCGCGAGGCGCTCGGCGAGGTCCTGAAGGAGATCCGCCTGTTCGATCGCTACGCCGGCAAGGGGATCGACGAAGGACGAAAGAGTCTCGCTATGGGCTTGATTTTACAGGACGCTTCACGCACCCTTACCGACGAAGATGCCGACGCTCGCGTGGCAGAAGCGGTGGGGGCATTGGAGAAGACATGCAAGGCAAGACTGCGAGGATAA
- the ihfA gene encoding integration host factor subunit alpha: MALTKAEMAERLFLDVGLNKREAKEFVDAYFEVVREALERGEQVKLSGFGNFDLRQKNQRPGRNPKTGEEIPISARRVVTFRPGQKLKVRVEGYAGSRE, from the coding sequence ATGGCGCTGACCAAGGCGGAAATGGCCGAGCGGCTTTTCCTCGACGTGGGTCTCAACAAGCGTGAGGCCAAGGAATTCGTGGACGCCTATTTCGAGGTCGTGCGCGAGGCCCTGGAACGAGGTGAGCAGGTCAAGTTGTCCGGCTTCGGCAATTTCGACCTTCGGCAGAAGAATCAGCGGCCCGGTCGTAATCCAAAGACCGGCGAAGAAATTCCCATCTCGGCCCGGCGGGTTGTCACCTTCCGTCCTGGCCAGAAACTCAAGGTAAGAGTCGAGGGCTATGCTGGATCCAGGGAATAA
- a CDS encoding MerR family transcriptional regulator, whose amino-acid sequence MLDPGNNTELPAIPAKRYFTIGEVSELCGVKPHVLRYWEQEFPALKPVKRRGNRRYYQRHDVLMIRQIRSLLYDEGFTITGARARLEGPQARMEASMSHQIVRQVRLELEEVLTLLRR is encoded by the coding sequence ATGCTGGATCCAGGGAATAACACCGAACTTCCGGCGATCCCGGCGAAGCGCTACTTCACCATTGGTGAAGTCAGTGAGCTTTGCGGCGTCAAGCCGCATGTCCTTCGCTACTGGGAGCAGGAGTTTCCGGCCCTCAAGCCCGTCAAGCGTCGCGGCAATCGCCGCTATTACCAGCGCCACGACGTGCTCATGATCCGCCAGATCCGTTCTTTGCTTTACGACGAGGGTTTTACCATCACGGGTGCTCGCGCCCGGCTGGAAGGCCCGCAGGCTCGTATGGAAGCGAGCATGTCACATCAGATCGTGCGTCAGGTGCGTCTGGAGCTGGAAGAAGTACTGACCCTCCTTCGTCGCTGA
- a CDS encoding homocitrate synthase yields MTLEARERARAALNDAEDKVARLAAIEPFMIDLSLRENPVGSRVGQTLDEKLAILPKLREFGFRNISLGTLDYAIPDELEVDDDFMIRLRDTGVDMTGCFAFTAMGIASPDGTFTPDPSQLKLRDYRVPNTVSEIYLSSFGMEGMYDLPTLKRSLPASVQWLRDNIVGEGGAPRIFINIVDGCDAFAEASDATFEIMELLAGLPIEGITMEDDRGTYMPFQVGAYVAAARAILPPSMKLLMHIHAGAGFENASMIEALLNGADGAWGGLPKRAAVVGHASLGELLANLVRVGNTRVTDIYRVDDLLPLATDLQVLDEAGPVPDDLPIFGYNAYRLSLGAFRQRPDRFMDLPPDGIGGTYRYRICPVVSDVEAVRGRLAEVSGKPPEAYGDEVITMMIRLMRRELRGGERIDYDLPEQVMALYGRAVIAVASVGPVRPEIPA; encoded by the coding sequence ATGACGCTGGAAGCTCGCGAGCGCGCACGCGCCGCCCTGAACGACGCAGAGGACAAGGTGGCACGCCTTGCGGCCATCGAGCCGTTCATGATCGACCTGTCCCTGCGCGAGAATCCGGTGGGCTCGAGAGTCGGCCAGACACTGGACGAGAAGCTCGCCATCCTGCCGAAGCTGCGCGAGTTCGGCTTTCGCAATATTTCACTGGGTACGCTGGACTACGCCATCCCCGACGAGCTGGAAGTCGACGACGACTTCATGATCCGCCTGCGTGATACCGGCGTGGACATGACCGGTTGCTTCGCCTTCACCGCCATGGGCATCGCCTCGCCCGACGGTACGTTCACGCCGGATCCCTCGCAGCTCAAGCTCCGCGACTATCGCGTGCCGAATACCGTGAGCGAGATCTACCTCAGCTCGTTCGGCATGGAGGGCATGTACGACCTGCCCACCCTCAAGCGCAGCCTGCCGGCGAGCGTGCAGTGGCTCCGGGACAACATCGTGGGGGAAGGCGGCGCACCGCGCATCTTCATCAATATCGTCGACGGCTGTGACGCCTTCGCCGAAGCCAGCGATGCCACGTTCGAGATCATGGAGTTGCTTGCCGGCTTGCCGATCGAGGGCATCACCATGGAGGACGACCGTGGCACCTACATGCCGTTCCAGGTGGGTGCCTACGTCGCCGCGGCGCGGGCGATCCTGCCGCCGTCGATGAAACTGCTGATGCATATCCACGCCGGCGCGGGTTTCGAGAACGCCTCCATGATCGAGGCCCTGCTCAATGGCGCCGATGGCGCGTGGGGCGGGTTGCCCAAGCGTGCCGCCGTCGTCGGTCACGCCTCGCTCGGCGAGTTGCTCGCCAACCTGGTCCGCGTCGGCAACACCAGGGTCACGGACATCTATCGCGTGGACGACCTCCTGCCGCTGGCGACGGACCTGCAGGTGCTCGACGAAGCCGGCCCGGTGCCCGATGATCTTCCGATCTTCGGTTACAACGCTTACCGCCTGTCACTGGGTGCCTTCCGCCAACGACCGGACCGCTTCATGGACCTGCCACCGGACGGAATCGGCGGCACGTACCGCTATCGCATCTGCCCGGTCGTGAGCGATGTCGAAGCGGTTCGCGGCCGCCTGGCCGAGGTCAGCGGCAAGCCGCCCGAGGCGTACGGCGACGAGGTGATCACCATGATGATCCGCCTGATGCGGCGGGAGCTTCGTGGCGGTGAGCGCATCGACTACGACCTGCCGGAGCAGGTGATGGCCCTGTATGGCCGGGCCGTGATCGCCGTGGCATCGGTCGGGCCGGTCCGCCCGGAAATCCCGGCTTAG
- a CDS encoding GGDEF domain-containing protein: MSIEDIILEEDVGVYKTLLESTRAIPWKIEWATLRFAYIGPQIEELLGWSSQSWATVQDWADRMHPEDRAWVFDFCVSQSQAGVDHEADYRALTKNGEYVWIRDVVHVVRNPDGSPNALIGFMFDISERKRTEEKLLDMQRELEELSFKDGLTGVANRRRFDMVMEAAWRDARQGRSTLSLVVLDIDFFKQYNDHYGHLEGDECLKRVASALSNIVRNPDDLLCRFGGEEFVLLLQDTDEATALALAWRCLDLVEKAMIPHGGLGPGKRVTLSAGVHTLIPKEGDEILPAIAVADRRLYLAKQRGRARVVAEGGN; encoded by the coding sequence ATGAGCATCGAAGACATCATTCTCGAGGAAGACGTCGGGGTCTACAAAACCCTGCTCGAATCCACGCGTGCCATCCCCTGGAAAATCGAGTGGGCGACGCTTCGCTTCGCTTATATCGGTCCGCAGATCGAAGAGCTTCTCGGCTGGTCCTCGCAATCGTGGGCGACGGTGCAGGACTGGGCTGACCGCATGCATCCCGAAGACCGCGCCTGGGTCTTCGACTTCTGCGTGTCGCAGTCGCAGGCTGGCGTCGACCACGAAGCCGACTATCGCGCGCTGACCAAGAATGGCGAATACGTCTGGATTCGCGACGTGGTCCATGTCGTGCGCAATCCCGATGGTTCGCCGAACGCGCTCATCGGTTTCATGTTCGACATCAGCGAGCGCAAGCGTACGGAAGAAAAGCTGCTCGACATGCAGCGCGAACTCGAGGAATTGTCGTTCAAGGATGGGCTCACCGGCGTGGCCAACCGTCGCCGCTTCGACATGGTCATGGAGGCCGCGTGGCGCGACGCACGGCAGGGGCGATCGACCTTGTCGCTGGTCGTCCTCGATATCGATTTCTTCAAGCAGTACAACGACCACTACGGTCATCTGGAAGGCGACGAGTGCCTCAAACGCGTAGCCTCGGCGCTGTCTAACATCGTGCGCAATCCGGACGACCTGCTCTGCCGCTTCGGTGGTGAGGAATTCGTGCTGTTGCTGCAGGACACCGACGAGGCCACTGCCCTGGCGCTGGCCTGGCGCTGCCTCGACCTGGTCGAGAAAGCGATGATTCCGCACGGTGGCCTCGGTCCCGGCAAGCGCGTGACCCTCAGCGCCGGCGTGCATACCCTGATACCCAAGGAAGGCGACGAGATCCTGCCGGCGATCGCCGTGGCGGACCGTCGCCTCTACCTGGCCAAGCAACGCGGCCGCGCGCGTGTCGTCGCCGAAGGCGGCAACTGA
- a CDS encoding helix-turn-helix transcriptional regulator, protein MDASSHEAWPVGRLAGVSHVSEAHFARSFKDAFGLPPHRYLLTRRLERAKALLRDTAMPILDIALQTGWNSLGTFGRVFRDVNGSSPSDWRAHEHAGKHDLARVPHCFVSAAYRPGLTSAVSEKRRRERPAKKEPSHKPEVL, encoded by the coding sequence ATGGATGCCTCGTCGCACGAGGCGTGGCCGGTCGGGCGGTTGGCGGGTGTGAGCCATGTCTCCGAGGCGCATTTCGCCCGCTCGTTCAAAGACGCCTTCGGGCTACCTCCGCATCGCTACCTGCTCACTCGCCGACTCGAGCGAGCCAAGGCCCTGCTTCGCGACACGGCGATGCCGATCCTCGATATCGCGCTGCAGACAGGCTGGAACAGCCTCGGCACGTTCGGTCGCGTGTTCCGCGACGTCAACGGGTCGAGTCCCAGCGATTGGCGCGCGCACGAGCACGCCGGCAAGCATGACTTGGCACGCGTGCCCCATTGTTTCGTCAGTGCAGCCTACCGACCTGGCCTGACAAGCGCAGTTTCGGAGAAGCGCCGCCGGGAACGGCCTGCTAAAAAAGAGCCTTCCCACAAACCGGAGGTTTTATGA
- a CDS encoding VOC family protein: MSQGIGVVGLYVRDQDEALEFYVEKLGFRVHTDAQNGSFRWLTVQHPEQPSLQLGLFKPQAPVLDEATAQTMSEVVAKGAMPPLVLNVDDCRAAYERMRARGVEFTQAPEERYGNVDANFRDPSGNGWKMIESRRTQ, translated from the coding sequence ATGAGCCAGGGTATCGGAGTGGTCGGCCTATACGTTCGCGACCAAGATGAAGCGCTCGAGTTTTACGTCGAAAAGCTTGGTTTTCGCGTGCACACCGACGCGCAGAACGGCAGTTTTCGCTGGTTGACCGTGCAGCATCCGGAGCAGCCATCCTTGCAGCTGGGCTTGTTCAAGCCGCAGGCGCCGGTGCTCGACGAGGCCACGGCGCAGACCATGAGCGAAGTGGTGGCCAAGGGGGCGATGCCGCCCCTGGTGCTCAACGTCGACGATTGCCGCGCCGCCTATGAACGCATGCGCGCCCGGGGCGTGGAGTTCACGCAGGCGCCCGAGGAACGCTACGGCAACGTCGACGCCAACTTCCGCGACCCGTCGGGTAACGGCTGGAAGATGATCGAATCGCGGCGGACTCAGTAG